In candidate division KSB1 bacterium, the DNA window ATTAAGTTTTTCGGCGTCATCAACGGAGTTGTTTTCAAAGTCGATAATAGCGATGGTTTGAATCCCCGGCCCCTGCGGCTCGATCTTGAGCGAAACCCCAGCCTTCTTCAGAGCGGTCAGGTAGCTTTTGGCCAAATGCGGATGGGTCCAGCACCAGGAGGTGTCATTCGATTTCGGCGGCTTGGGGGGCTGGTAGTGTGGATATTTGTACTCTTTATGTTCACTAATTAGATTCGCAAAAACATCCTCGGCTTCCTCGTCGTCGCCATCGAAAATATAGGCGACTGCCAGCAGCTCGGACGCTTCGATGTGGGAGTCAGCTGACAAAGTTTTGGTTGCAACGAGTCTCTTTAGAATATCCGTGGCCTTTTTTGTGTTACCTTCGTTCAGATATTGTTTGGCTTCTTCAAGCTCGACGTTTTCACCGGGTGGAGTTGCACTGAAAGTGAAAAACGCGAGGAAAAGAGCAAAGAGCAGCGCCGATTTAGATGATTTCATTTTTGCCTCCATTATTTAGTTTCTATAGTTTCTACCGATTGGGCCCATCCCCAAAAAGGCAGAAACGTCTTTGCGAATCCCGCGTTTCTTTGCGGGATGAAGCAATCCCCTGTTTGTTTCGCAGGAGATTGCTTCGCAAAAGCATGTCCTGAGCCAGGTCGAAGGAACGCTCGCAAAGACGTCTTTTACGCACTCGGGACAATTCCAATCGTTGGTTAGTATCATTTTTTTACAAAGATTAATTCTATGTTTTTTGTTTTCCCACTTGGGATTTTTACCTTTTGTTCTCCGCTTTGCAAATTGAAGCCGATCTTCACAGCCTTTACAGAGTGAACACCGCTTTTGAGTTCGTATGTTGTCCAACCGGTCCCGACGTTGTCCCCATCTATATAAACATCAATTTTTGAGGCATCTCTTCTTTTGGAACCATTTTCCAGTATAAACGCCTGCACAAAAAGAAAACCCGGCGCCGCTTCTGTTAACTGAATTTTTGTTTTTGTCTGGACGTTAGCTCGTATGTTTTTATTTTGAATTTCATCTTCATACCCATCCAGGGCCAACTGGATTTTGTGGCTGCCGGTTTTTAAATCAGCAAATTTATGAGGCGTTTTTTTGCCGGTCGGTTTTCCATTCAGATAAATGGTTGCGCCGCTTGGGTTTGATTCAACAAACAAGCTGCCAACTAATTTCCTGACTGTTTTTACTTTTTCAACTTTGTCTGAAGCCGGCGCTGGTGATTTTTTGAGAGTGGCGGCGAACGCCCCGGCTTGTTCAGGAAAAATAGTGACGAAACCTTCGAATGGTTCAAAGCCATCTTTCGTTAAGAGAATCTCGTGTTCTTCGACTGTTAAGTTTGCTAAGACCGCAGGAGTCTTCTTGCCGGTATCCCGTGAGTCCATAAAAATAGACGCGCCTGGCGGGGTACTGGAAATCTCGACCTTACCAACTTTTGGCTTGCTGGGTGTGAGTGGTATTAGCCGTGCTGTTTTTAAAATTGTGTCATTTTCAGAAATCGTGACGATTTTCGACCAGCTCTCAAAGCCCGCTACAGTTAGAGAAACTTCATAAGTCCCTTCTTCAAGTGGGCCCAAAAGGGCGGGGGTAGACTTGTTTTGTTTTTCCGTGTTCACCAAAATTGTCGCTCCGGCTGGTTCAGAGATGATTTCCAGGTAACCGGTCTTATCTTTAAATAAAAGAGCCTCTATTTTAGAGGAATTCATTATGCCTAGTACAAGCAAAGCTAAGAAGAAAAACGCAACCACAACCCTTCTGCCTTTTCCGGCCTTTGGTTTTCGCACCGGTTTTTTGCTGCCGGCAGCAGGTTTGACAATTGTCCTCATCTGGTCCGGATCAAGGGTAATTGTTGTGGATTTATCTGCCTTGGTTAACTCGCTTCCACCTGCTTGAACCTGCTTTAGATCTTCAATGAACTCATTTATAGAAGCATATCTTTCCGAAGCATTTTTCACAATTGAATGAGTGATAATTTTTTCAATTTGCGATGGTATTTCAGGATTGTATTGGGAGGCGGGAGCGGGCTCTTCATTGACAATATTATAAAGCATGGACATCTCATTGTCACCCCGGAAGGGCAGTTTCCCGGTTAACAATTCATAAAGGATAATACCCAGGGACCAGATATCACTTCTGTGGTCAACTTGCGTCCCCTTGACTTGCTCCGGAGACATGTAAGCCGGCGTCCCCATGGCCATGCCGGACTTGGTTATTTTGGTGGAGTCGCCTAATTTTGCCAGCCCGAAGTCGACGATTTTTACAAAACCGTCTTCGGTGATCATGATGTTTGCCGGTTTGATGTCCCGGTGAGTAATCTCCTTCTCGTGTGCGGATGCCAGCCCGTTTGCAACTTGCAGCACCAGCTCAATCACCCGTTTAAGTGGTATGGTACCGCGCCTAAGTACATCTTTGAGAGTCTCGCCTTCATAAAATGCCATGGCGATGTACATGTGACCGTCATCCGTTTCATTGACTTCATAGATTGTGCCAATGCGCGGATGATCGAGAGCGGAAGCAGCCTGAGCTTCCTTCATAAACCTGGCTTTGGCTTCGGGATTGCGGGTGAATTCAAGAGGTAAAAATTTGAGCGCAACCGTCCGTTTCAATTTGATGTCCTCGGCTTTATAGACCACGCCCATTCCTCCTCCGCCGAGATAA includes these proteins:
- a CDS encoding serine/threonine protein kinase, which translates into the protein MQKDPMIGKTVSHYKVVDYLGGGGMGVVYKAEDIKLKRTVALKFLPLEFTRNPEAKARFMKEAQAASALDHPRIGTIYEVNETDDGHMYIAMAFYEGETLKDVLRRGTIPLKRVIELVLQVANGLASAHEKEITHRDIKPANIMITEDGFVKIVDFGLAKLGDSTKITKSGMAMGTPAYMSPEQVKGTQVDHRSDIWSLGIILYELLTGKLPFRGDNEMSMLYNIVNEEPAPASQYNPEIPSQIEKIITHSIVKNASERYASINEFIEDLKQVQAGGSELTKADKSTTITLDPDQMRTIVKPAAGSKKPVRKPKAGKGRRVVVAFFFLALLVLGIMNSSKIEALLFKDKTGYLEIISEPAGATILVNTEKQNKSTPALLGPLEEGTYEVSLTVAGFESWSKIVTISENDTILKTARLIPLTPSKPKVGKVEISSTPPGASIFMDSRDTGKKTPAVLANLTVEEHEILLTKDGFEPFEGFVTIFPEQAGAFAATLKKSPAPASDKVEKVKTVRKLVGSLFVESNPSGATIYLNGKPTGKKTPHKFADLKTGSHKIQLALDGYEDEIQNKNIRANVQTKTKIQLTEAAPGFLFVQAFILENGSKRRDASKIDVYIDGDNVGTGWTTYELKSGVHSVKAVKIGFNLQSGEQKVKIPSGKTKNIELIFVKK